The Glycine soja cultivar W05 chromosome 8, ASM419377v2, whole genome shotgun sequence genome has a window encoding:
- the LOC114423249 gene encoding mitochondrial outer membrane protein porin of 36 kDa-like, translating to MVKGPGLYSDIGKRARDLLFKDYQNDHKFTITTYTSTGVEITSTGVRKGEIYLADVSTKVKNKNITTDVKVDTNSNLRTTITVDEPAPGLKTIFSFNFPDQKSGKVELQYQHEYAGINTSIGLTANPVVNFSGVVGNNLVAVGTDLSFDTASGNFTKYNAGLNITHADLIASLTLNDKGDNLTASYYHIVNPLTNTAVGAELSHSFSGNENILTFGTQHALDPLTLLKSRVNNYGRASALIQHDWTPRTRFSLVGEVDTGAIEKSAKVGLAVALKP from the exons ATGGTGAAAGGTCCAGGTCTCTACTCTGACATCGGCAAGAGAGCTCGCG ATCTTCTGTTCAAGGATTATCAGAATGACCACAAGTTCACCATCACCACTTACACTTCCACTGGAGTG gaAATCACTTCAACTGGAGTCAGGAAAGGTGAAATATATTTGGCCGATGTCAGCACTAAGGTGAAGAACAAGAACATCACAACTGATGTCAAAGTGGACACTAACTCAAAT CTGCGTACAACCATTACTGTGGATGAACCTGCACCTGGACTCAAGACAATTTTTAGCTTTAATTTTCCAGATCAGAAATCCGGCAAG GTGGAACTCCAGTACCAGCATGAGTATGCTGGAATCAACACCAGCATTGGATTGACAGCAAATCCTGTTGTTAACTTCTCtggtgtggttggaaataattTGGTTGCCGTTGGGACAGATCTTTCATTTGATACTGCCTCTGGCAACTTTACCAAATACAATGCAGGGCTGAACATTACTCATGCTGACCTTATTGCATCTCTAACTCT AAATGATAAAGGTGACAACCTTACTGCCTCATATTACCACATTGTAAACCCGCTGACTAACACGGCTGTTGGTGCGGAGCTTTCACATAGCTTTTCTGGCAATGAAAATATACTCACCTTTGGTACACAGCATGCTCTGGATCCACTAACTCTGTTGAAGTCCCGGGTGAACAACTATGGTCGGGCAAGTGCTCTGATCCAGCATGACTGGACTCCGAGAACTCGTTTCTCTCTTGTTGGTGAGGTGGATACCGGTGCCATTGAAAAGAGTGCAAAGGTTGGTCTTGCTGTGGCCTTGAAACCATAG